One Rissa tridactyla isolate bRisTri1 chromosome 1, bRisTri1.patW.cur.20221130, whole genome shotgun sequence DNA segment encodes these proteins:
- the LOC128904868 gene encoding tubulin alpha-3 chain, which translates to MRECISIHIGQAGVQMGNACWELYCLEHGIQADGTIPGPKQVKPVEPKSEQVDSSFETFFCETASGKHVPRAVFIDLEPTVIDEIRTGPYHALFHPEQLISGKEDAANNYARGHYTIGKEIIDTVLSRIRKMADQCSGLQGFLVFHSFGGGTGSGFTSLLMERLSVEYSKKSKLEFSVYPAPQVSTAVVEPYNSILTTHTTLEHSDCSFMVDNEAIYDICNRNLDIERPTYTNLNRLIGQIVSSVTASLRFNGALNVDLIEFQTNLVPYPRIHFPLTTYAPIISAEKAYHEQLSVPEITNACFEFSNQMVKCDPRRGKYMACCLLYRGDVVPKDVNAAIAAIKTRRSIQFVDWCPTGFKVGINYQPPTVVPGGDLAKVQRAVCMLSNTTAIAEAWARLDHKFDLMYAKRAFVHWYVGEGMEEGEFSEAREDLAALEKDYEEVGRDSADGEEDEADEDEY; encoded by the exons ATG AGGGAGTGCATTTCCATCCACATCGGGCAGGCTGGCGTGCAGATGGGCAATGCCTGCTGGGAGCTGTACTGCCTCGAGCATGGGATCCAGGCGGATGGGACGATTCCTGGCCCCAAGCAGGTGAAACCTGTGGAGCCAAAGTCTGAACAAGTGGATTCTTCTTTTGAGACCTTCTTCTGTGAGACAGCGTCTGGGAAGCACGTGCCCCGAGCAGTGTTCATAGACTTGGAGCCCACTGTCATCG ATGAGATCAGGACTGGCCCCTACCATGCGCTTTTCCACCCGGAGCAGCTCATCAGTGGCAAGGAAGATGCTGCCAACAACTATGCCCGTGGCCATTACACCATTGGGAAGGAGATTATAGACACTGTCCTCAGCAGAATTCGTAAAATG gctgaccaGTGCAGTGGACTGCAAGGGTTCCTGGTCTTCCACAGCTTTGGGGGAGGCACAGGCTCCGGGTTCACCTCCCTCCTCATGGAACGGCTCTCCGTGGAGTACAGCAAGAAGTCCAAGCTGGAGTTCTCTGTGTATCCAGCCCCACAGGTCTCCACGGCAGTGGTGGAGCCCTACAACTCCATCCTCACCACACACACCACCCTGGAGCACTCAGACTGCTCCTTCATGGTGGACAACGAAGCCATCTATGACATCTGTAACCGCAACCTGGACATCGAGCGTCCCACCTACACCAACCTCAACAGGCTGATTGGGCAGATAGTCTCGTCGGTCACTGCCTCCTTAAGATTTAACGGTGCTTTGAATGTTGACCTGATTGAATTCCAGACCAACCTGGTGCCCTACCCACGGATACACTTCCCACTCACCACCTATGCACCCATCATCTCTGCAGAGAAAGCCTACCACGAGCAGCTGTCGGTGCCAGAGATCACCAATGCTTGCTTTGAGTTCTCCAACCAGATGGTGAAATGTGACCCGCGCCGTGGCAAGTACATGGCATGCTGCCTGCTGTACCGGGGCGATGTGGTGCCCAAGGATGTGAACGCAGCCATTGCAGCCATCAAAACACGCCGGTCGATCCAGTTTGTGGACTGGTGCCCCACGGGCTTCAAGGTGGGTATCAACTACCAACCTCCCACGGTGGTGCCCGGGGGAGACCTGGCCAAGGTGCAGCGGGCTGTCTGCATGCTGAGCAACACCACAGCCATTGCGGAGGCGTGGGCCCGCCTGGACCACAAATTTGACCTGATGTATGCCAAGCGAGCCTTTGTGCACTGGTACgtgggggagggcatggaggagggggagttctCAGAGGCCAGGGAGGACCTGGCTGCCTTGGAGAAGGATTATgaggaggttggaagggactcggCAGATGGAGAAGAAGACGAGGCTGATGAGGATGAGTATTAA